Proteins from a single region of Kineosporiaceae bacterium:
- a CDS encoding DedA family protein has product MSAYLEPILHLPPGLAYLVIGLLVFGEAAVFVGFVLPGETAVVLGGVLASQDVISIWALGVLVVIAAIVGDSVGYEVGRHYGDSVLDLGPLRRHRSRLDGARDFLRTRGGSAVFLGRWTAFLRAVMPGLAGLSRMPYGTFLAYNALGGVVWGVTFCLVGYLAGNSYHLVEKVIGRGAAVMTVVVLVAAVALWHRHRRRQERSEPDSHPA; this is encoded by the coding sequence GTGTCCGCCTATCTGGAGCCGATCCTCCACTTGCCGCCGGGTCTGGCCTATCTGGTGATCGGTTTGCTGGTCTTCGGCGAGGCGGCGGTGTTCGTCGGGTTCGTGTTGCCCGGTGAGACGGCCGTGGTGCTCGGTGGGGTGCTGGCCTCACAGGACGTGATCTCGATCTGGGCGCTCGGCGTCCTGGTGGTGATCGCCGCGATCGTGGGGGACAGCGTGGGCTACGAGGTGGGGCGTCACTACGGCGACTCGGTGCTCGATCTGGGGCCGCTGCGCCGTCACCGGTCCCGGCTGGACGGCGCGCGCGACTTCTTGCGGACCCGCGGTGGGTCGGCGGTCTTCCTGGGGCGCTGGACGGCGTTCCTGCGGGCCGTGATGCCCGGTCTGGCCGGACTGAGCCGGATGCCCTACGGCACCTTCCTGGCCTACAACGCCCTGGGTGGTGTGGTGTGGGGCGTCACGTTCTGCCTGGTCGGCTACCTGGCGGGCAACTCCTACCACCTGGTCGAGAAGGTGATCGGCCGGGGCGCGGCGGTGATGACCGTGGTCGTCCTGGTGGCAGCCGTCGCGTTGTGGCATCGGCATCGCCGTCGGCAGGAGCGCAGCGAACCGGACTCCCACCCCGCCTGA
- a CDS encoding response regulator transcription factor has protein sequence MTSILLVEDDEAIGRPMVGALRGQGYDPLWALTAAEALELAGTETPALVLLDLGLPDLDGVELCRQLRAVLPATVIVVLSGRADDVDVVLGLEAGADDYLTKPFRLPVLLARIRAHLRRLTPVLGPADSQVVRLGALNLDLGARRCDVAGREVPLRPKEFELLAALVAGAGQAVSRDQLMSQVWDENWTGSTKTLDMHVSSLRRKLADHGEDPNRIVTLRSFGYRYDPPGRAAAN, from the coding sequence GTGACGAGCATCCTGCTCGTCGAGGACGACGAGGCGATCGGACGGCCGATGGTCGGGGCACTGCGCGGCCAGGGGTACGACCCGCTGTGGGCGCTGACCGCGGCCGAGGCGCTCGAGCTGGCCGGCACCGAGACCCCCGCCCTGGTGTTGCTCGACCTCGGCCTGCCCGACCTGGACGGCGTGGAGTTGTGCCGCCAGCTGCGCGCCGTGCTGCCCGCCACGGTGATCGTGGTGCTGTCCGGCCGCGCTGATGACGTCGACGTGGTGCTGGGGCTCGAGGCCGGTGCCGACGACTACCTGACCAAGCCGTTCCGGTTGCCGGTGCTGCTGGCCCGCATCCGCGCCCACCTGCGCCGACTCACCCCGGTGCTGGGCCCCGCGGACTCGCAGGTGGTCCGACTCGGGGCGCTGAACCTCGATCTCGGTGCCCGCCGCTGTGACGTCGCCGGCCGCGAGGTGCCGCTACGACCCAAGGAGTTCGAACTGCTCGCCGCCCTGGTGGCGGGGGCCGGGCAGGCGGTGAGCCGCGACCAGTTGATGTCGCAGGTGTGGGACGAGAACTGGACCGGGTCGACCAAGACGCTCGACATGCACGTCTCCTCGCTACGGCGCAAGCTCGCCGATCACGGCGAGGACCCGAACCGGATCGTCACCCTGCGGAGCTTCGGGTACCGGTACGACCCGCCGGGTCGGGCTGCGGCGAACTGA
- a CDS encoding HAMP domain-containing histidine kinase has protein sequence MTAGDTVRLSSMVQRTIVVVSALAMLLFAVPLAVVVGGLYRGEAQEHLARDAERSRSVLTPAVLAQPSTIPSVLPVPHEPTVVIGVYDGTGLRIAGEGPARADPITGRVSATGVEESARLGSELVTVVPLTEDADAPAAYVVRAAEPYALVQHIVWLTWALMAALALAVLGLAAALARRQARRLAQPLQQLAESAAALGQGDFSVRPNRSRVREVDDAGRNLELTARRLGGMLERERAFSADASHQLRGPLTAVRIGLEASLLTPGADLRTSVQDALSDLDRLERTVLDLLALARDTRRATECIDAGALVRDVVQPWSRRLADAGRALITALDDELPGALVSPPALRTVLDVLLDNALTHGAGTVRVAVRSADQTVIVEVADQGEGLPDPTSAGAEVIFTRRSPDARGTGIGLALARSLIEADGGRLEVTSRRPAIFAAVLPAVSSPQPDPAGRTGTRSSAG, from the coding sequence ATGACGGCGGGCGACACGGTGCGGCTGTCGTCGATGGTGCAACGCACCATCGTGGTGGTCAGCGCGTTGGCCATGCTGTTGTTCGCGGTGCCGCTGGCCGTGGTGGTCGGTGGCCTGTACCGCGGTGAGGCACAGGAGCACCTGGCCCGCGACGCCGAGCGCTCCCGCTCGGTGCTCACTCCGGCGGTCCTGGCCCAGCCGTCCACGATCCCCTCGGTGCTCCCGGTTCCCCACGAGCCGACGGTGGTGATCGGGGTGTACGACGGCACCGGCCTACGGATCGCCGGGGAGGGCCCGGCTCGGGCCGACCCGATCACCGGCCGGGTCTCCGCCACGGGTGTCGAGGAGTCGGCCCGGCTCGGCTCCGAGCTGGTGACCGTCGTCCCCCTGACCGAGGATGCCGACGCGCCGGCCGCGTACGTGGTGCGGGCCGCCGAGCCGTACGCCCTGGTGCAACACATCGTGTGGCTCACCTGGGCGCTGATGGCCGCGCTGGCCCTGGCGGTCCTGGGCCTGGCGGCTGCGCTGGCCCGTCGCCAGGCCCGACGGCTCGCCCAGCCGCTGCAGCAACTCGCCGAGTCGGCCGCTGCTCTGGGGCAGGGTGATTTCTCGGTGCGCCCGAATCGTTCGCGGGTGCGAGAGGTGGACGACGCCGGCCGCAACCTGGAGCTGACCGCCCGCCGCCTGGGCGGCATGCTCGAGCGGGAACGCGCCTTCAGCGCCGATGCCAGCCATCAGTTGCGCGGGCCGCTGACCGCCGTGCGGATCGGTCTCGAGGCCTCCCTGCTCACCCCGGGCGCCGACCTGCGCACCTCGGTACAGGACGCTCTGAGCGATCTCGACCGGCTCGAGCGCACGGTGCTCGACCTGCTGGCATTGGCCCGTGACACCCGGCGGGCGACCGAGTGCATCGATGCCGGTGCACTGGTCAGGGACGTGGTGCAGCCCTGGTCACGGCGGCTGGCCGATGCCGGGCGGGCCCTGATCACGGCCCTGGACGACGAGCTGCCCGGTGCGCTGGTGTCGCCGCCCGCGCTGCGCACCGTGCTGGACGTCCTGCTCGACAACGCCTTGACGCACGGGGCGGGCACGGTGCGGGTGGCTGTGCGCAGTGCCGACCAGACGGTCATCGTCGAGGTCGCCGATCAGGGGGAGGGCCTGCCCGATCCCACCAGCGCCGGCGCCGAGGTGATCTTCACGAGGCGCTCACCGGATGCTCGCGGTACGGGGATCGGCCTGGCGCTGGCCCGCTCGCTGATCGAGGCCGACGGCGGTCGACTCGAGGTGACCTCGCGTCGTCCGGCGATCTTCGCCGCGGTGCTGCCCGCGGTCAGTTCGCCGCAGCCCGACCCGGCGGGTCGTACCGGTACCCGAAGCTCCGCAGGGTGA
- a CDS encoding cation diffusion facilitator family transporter, which translates to MSTEGGTRAIVAALAANLGIAATKFVAFLLTRSSSMLAESIHSLADSGNQLLLLIGGKRASRAATAEHPFGYGRQRYVYAFIVSIVLFSVGGLFALYEAWHKWSHPEPIEAWKWVPIAVLVVAIGLESFSFRTAIAESNHVRGHRSWVDFVRTAKAPELPVVLLEDLAALVGLVFALFGVGMTLFTDDGRWDAAGTALIGVLLVVVAAVLAIEMNSLLIGEGATREHLTAIETALVGVGVERVIHMKTLHLGPDELLVAAKIAVGPQRLASDVARIIDDAEARVRSAVPIARVIYLEPDVDRVGAAASLT; encoded by the coding sequence ATGTCGACCGAAGGTGGCACCCGCGCCATCGTTGCTGCCCTGGCCGCCAATCTGGGGATCGCCGCGACCAAGTTCGTGGCGTTCCTGCTGACGCGGTCCAGCTCCATGCTCGCCGAGTCGATCCACTCACTGGCCGACTCGGGCAACCAGTTGCTGCTGTTGATCGGTGGCAAGCGGGCGAGCCGGGCGGCGACCGCCGAGCACCCGTTCGGCTACGGCCGCCAGCGGTACGTCTACGCCTTCATCGTCTCGATCGTGCTGTTCAGCGTGGGGGGCCTGTTCGCACTCTACGAGGCGTGGCACAAGTGGTCGCACCCCGAGCCGATCGAGGCCTGGAAGTGGGTGCCGATCGCGGTTCTGGTGGTGGCCATCGGGCTGGAGTCCTTCTCCTTCCGTACCGCGATCGCCGAGTCCAATCACGTACGAGGGCACCGTAGTTGGGTCGATTTCGTGCGCACCGCCAAGGCCCCGGAACTGCCCGTGGTGCTGCTGGAGGACCTGGCCGCCCTGGTCGGTCTGGTGTTTGCGTTGTTCGGTGTGGGCATGACCCTGTTCACCGATGACGGCCGCTGGGATGCGGCCGGCACCGCCCTGATCGGGGTGCTGCTGGTGGTGGTCGCGGCGGTGCTGGCGATCGAGATGAACTCCCTGCTGATCGGTGAGGGGGCGACCCGCGAACACCTCACGGCGATCGAGACCGCCCTGGTCGGTGTCGGCGTCGAACGGGTCATCCACATGAAGACGTTGCACCTGGGGCCGGACGAGCTGCTCGTGGCGGCCAAGATCGCCGTCGGGCCCCAGCGGCTGGCCTCCGACGTCGCCCGGATCATCGACGACGCCGAGGCTCGGGTGCGCAGCGCCGTCCCGATCGCCCGGGTGATCTACCTCGAGCCGGACGTCGATCGCGTGGGTGCCGCGGCGTCCCTCACCTGA
- a CDS encoding phosphosugar isomerase, translating to MALDEQLLDDAEGLAGADPSGSLRALASAGAQVRVSMRATAEAEVSRLVGDGRPRSVVVASLGGSAVVGDVLAMLAGSGSPVPVTVRRGLPLPGWVGPLDLVVAVSMSGRAPGPLGLAAEAARRGSRLLTVGMTGSPLQEVAQRTGGVHVPVPPPASPAARASRMGMWSLLTPVLAAAHAVGLTDTSDAVLESVADRLDARAATYRPASEAFVNPAKTLALDLADSVPVVLGDGDVTGVAASRAVAMLARTARVPAMRGALPDDAGDVVATFGGPFAARAEEDVFADPFLDGPGRVALRLLLLRDAEPSVDRPDGTWLVTSRTADAVRLTAQEAGVRVSEVSAEPGHPLERFADLVSLTDFAATYLALASGLDPLTSPHVADLRDRTR from the coding sequence ATGGCACTCGACGAACAGCTGCTGGACGACGCCGAGGGACTGGCGGGCGCCGATCCCTCGGGCAGCCTGCGCGCGCTGGCCAGTGCCGGCGCCCAGGTGCGGGTCTCGATGCGCGCCACCGCCGAGGCGGAGGTCAGCCGGTTGGTGGGGGACGGGCGTCCCCGGTCGGTGGTGGTGGCGAGTCTGGGCGGATCAGCCGTGGTCGGCGACGTGTTGGCCATGTTGGCCGGCAGTGGATCACCGGTGCCCGTGACGGTGCGCCGCGGGTTGCCGTTGCCGGGGTGGGTCGGCCCGCTCGATCTCGTGGTCGCCGTGTCGATGTCGGGACGTGCGCCGGGCCCCCTGGGGCTGGCTGCCGAGGCCGCTCGGAGGGGCTCTCGGCTGCTGACCGTGGGGATGACCGGTTCGCCGCTGCAGGAGGTGGCCCAGCGCACCGGCGGGGTGCACGTGCCGGTACCACCGCCGGCCAGCCCGGCCGCGCGAGCCTCGCGCATGGGGATGTGGTCGTTGCTCACCCCGGTGTTGGCTGCCGCCCATGCCGTGGGCTTGACCGACACCTCCGACGCAGTGCTCGAGAGCGTGGCCGACCGGCTCGATGCCCGGGCCGCGACGTACCGGCCGGCGTCCGAGGCGTTCGTGAACCCGGCCAAGACGCTGGCTCTCGATCTGGCCGACAGCGTGCCGGTGGTGCTCGGCGACGGTGACGTCACGGGTGTCGCGGCCAGCCGCGCCGTGGCCATGCTGGCCCGCACCGCGCGGGTGCCGGCGATGCGCGGTGCCCTGCCGGACGACGCCGGCGATGTGGTGGCCACCTTCGGTGGGCCGTTCGCCGCCCGTGCGGAGGAGGACGTGTTCGCCGATCCGTTCCTGGACGGTCCGGGTCGGGTCGCCTTGCGGCTGCTGCTGTTGCGCGACGCCGAGCCGAGCGTGGATCGCCCGGACGGCACCTGGCTGGTGACCAGCCGTACCGCGGACGCCGTCCGGCTGACCGCGCAGGAGGCCGGCGTGCGGGTCAGTGAGGTCAGCGCCGAACCCGGCCACCCGCTGGAGCGTTTCGCGGACCTGGTCTCGCTGACCGACTTCGCGGCCACCTACCTCGCCCTGGCCTCGGGGCTGGACCCACTGACCTCTCCGCATGTGGCGGACCTGCGCGATCGGACTCGCTGA
- a CDS encoding phosphomannomutase/phosphoglucomutase — protein sequence MADPAEGASRRDLSDVVKAYDVRGLVGEQIDAEVTRALGVAFAEEVADDRTASGATRRVVIGYDMRPSSPELAQAFAEGAAATGLDVVLIGLCSTDGLYYASGALDAPGAMFTASHNPAAYNGIKLCRAAARPIGQDTGLVRIRQRAEQLLSGASAPVAPTPGTIVTEDRLAGYAAHLRALVDLSGSRPLRVVVDAGNGMGGLTTPAVLGTAAGLAALPLDVVPLYFELDGTFPNHEANPLEPANLRDLQAAVVREGADIGLAFDGDADRCFVIDERGEPVSPSAVTALVARREIAKERAAGRSATVIHNLITSRAVPEVIAEAGGTALRTRVGHSFIKAEMAAHSAVFGGEHSAHYYFRDFWFADTGMLAAMHVLAALGEASDAGAVPLSQLTAEYERYVASGEINSRVDDVAAATARVEAAFVDRPGVRLDRLDGLSVIHDAQGWWFNLRPSNTEPLLRLNAEAPTATEMAALRDDVLSLVRNG from the coding sequence CTGGCTGATCCGGCCGAGGGAGCGTCACGTCGTGATCTGTCCGATGTGGTCAAGGCCTACGACGTCCGGGGTCTGGTCGGTGAGCAGATCGACGCCGAGGTGACCCGTGCCCTCGGGGTGGCGTTCGCCGAGGAGGTCGCCGACGATCGGACGGCCTCGGGTGCCACCCGGCGCGTGGTCATCGGCTACGACATGAGGCCCTCCTCGCCCGAGCTGGCGCAGGCCTTCGCCGAGGGAGCGGCCGCGACCGGGCTGGACGTCGTCCTGATCGGGCTGTGCAGTACCGACGGCCTCTACTACGCCAGTGGGGCGCTGGACGCCCCCGGGGCCATGTTCACCGCCTCCCACAACCCGGCCGCCTACAACGGCATCAAGCTGTGCCGCGCCGCCGCGCGCCCGATCGGGCAGGACACCGGCCTGGTGCGGATCCGGCAGCGCGCCGAGCAGTTGTTGTCCGGGGCGAGCGCGCCGGTCGCGCCGACCCCGGGAACGATCGTCACCGAGGACCGGCTCGCCGGGTACGCGGCCCACCTGCGTGCGTTGGTCGACCTGTCCGGCAGCCGGCCACTGCGAGTGGTCGTCGACGCCGGCAACGGCATGGGCGGTCTGACCACCCCGGCGGTGCTGGGCACCGCGGCAGGGCTGGCCGCGCTGCCGCTGGACGTCGTCCCGCTGTACTTCGAGCTCGACGGCACCTTCCCCAACCACGAGGCCAACCCGCTCGAGCCGGCCAACCTGCGCGATCTGCAGGCGGCCGTGGTCCGGGAGGGGGCCGACATCGGCCTGGCCTTCGACGGGGACGCCGACCGGTGCTTCGTGATCGACGAGCGCGGCGAGCCGGTCAGTCCCAGTGCGGTCACCGCGCTGGTCGCCCGGCGCGAGATCGCCAAGGAGCGGGCCGCGGGCCGGTCGGCCACCGTGATCCACAACCTGATCACCTCACGGGCCGTGCCCGAGGTGATCGCCGAGGCCGGCGGGACGGCGCTGCGCACCCGTGTGGGGCACTCGTTCATCAAGGCCGAGATGGCCGCTCACAGCGCGGTCTTCGGGGGCGAGCACTCGGCGCACTACTACTTCCGTGACTTCTGGTTCGCCGACACCGGCATGCTGGCCGCGATGCACGTGCTCGCAGCGCTGGGCGAGGCCTCCGATGCGGGTGCGGTGCCGTTGTCGCAGTTGACCGCCGAGTACGAGCGGTACGTCGCCAGCGGTGAGATCAACTCCCGGGTGGACGACGTGGCCGCGGCGACGGCCCGGGTCGAGGCGGCGTTCGTCGATCGTCCCGGGGTCCGCCTGGACCGGCTCGATGGGTTGAGTGTGATCCACGACGCCCAGGGCTGGTGGTTCAACCTGCGCCCGAGCAACACCGAGCCGTTGTTGCGGCTCAACGCCGAGGCTCCGACCGCCACCGAGATGGCAGCTTTGCGCGACGATGTGCTCAGCCTCGTCCGCAATGGGTGA
- a CDS encoding DUF3499 domain-containing protein has product MGAVRQCSRTACGRPAVATLTYVYSDSTAVLGPLASHAEPHCYDLCAAHAERLTVPRGWEVMRLSTEPFESPAPSHDDLLALADAVREAARVRPDPEPAAGLMREAAASSVEVGRRGHLRVLRDPGH; this is encoded by the coding sequence GTGGGTGCTGTGCGGCAGTGTTCGCGGACGGCGTGCGGCCGGCCCGCCGTCGCCACCTTGACCTACGTCTATTCGGATTCCACGGCCGTGCTCGGCCCGTTGGCCAGTCATGCCGAACCTCACTGCTACGACCTGTGCGCTGCGCACGCCGAGCGGCTCACCGTTCCCCGGGGCTGGGAGGTGATGCGGCTGTCGACCGAACCGTTCGAGTCGCCCGCACCCTCACACGACGATCTGCTGGCCCTGGCCGACGCCGTCCGCGAGGCGGCCCGGGTGCGCCCCGATCCGGAACCGGCTGCCGGCCTGATGCGCGAGGCCGCCGCCTCCTCGGTGGAGGTCGGCCGTCGAGGTCATCTGCGGGTGCTGCGCGATCCCGGCCACTGA
- a CDS encoding metallopeptidase family protein, which produces MPRTVPAWKSRSDRFDATVLDAVERLEQTWPAEVDGIEFAVEDVPPSDPAPWEHGAVPLGRSFPAHGDLPHRVVIYRRPVESRVGDGTELPALVHDVVVEQVAHLLGRRPEEIDPRYGTG; this is translated from the coding sequence ATCCCCCGCACGGTGCCCGCGTGGAAGAGCCGCTCGGACCGGTTCGACGCCACCGTGCTGGATGCGGTCGAGCGGTTGGAGCAGACCTGGCCGGCCGAGGTCGACGGCATCGAGTTCGCCGTCGAGGACGTCCCGCCGTCCGACCCGGCTCCCTGGGAACACGGAGCGGTGCCGTTGGGACGGTCCTTCCCCGCTCACGGCGATCTGCCGCACCGGGTGGTGATCTACCGGCGACCGGTGGAGTCGCGGGTGGGCGACGGTACCGAGTTGCCCGCCCTGGTGCACGACGTGGTGGTCGAGCAGGTCGCCCACCTGTTGGGCCGGCGCCCGGAGGAGATCGACCCGCGCTACGGCACCGGTTGA